The following are encoded together in the Candida orthopsilosis Co 90-125, chromosome 5 draft sequence genome:
- a CDS encoding Phr1 glycosidase produces MRFTQLLPCLLALSAPIWAKFEDTTPPIEIVGNKFFYSNNGSQFLMRGIAYQEDTSLIANSNLTYKDPLADVEACKRDVEHFKALNTNCLRVYAIDPDLDHDECMELLSEAGIYIIADLSQPKTSINRNDPSWDLDHYERYTEVIDKLSEYSNVLGFFAGNEVTNNRSNTDASPFVKAAVRDMKKYIEDSNGMRKVPVGYSSNDDEDTRIAIADYFACGSVEERADFFGINMYEWCGNSTFATSGYRDRTEEFEHLPVPIFFSEYGCNEKRPRLFTEVQTLYSPLMSEVWSGGIVYMYFEEDNEYGLVSIRGSSVSILDDYKYYSSEINNISPSYARASDESTAATSTITCPDTDSTTWQASADLPPTPDKDFCDCIAKSFECVVAEDVDEDDYGEIYADVCGRIDCSDISVNGTSGDYGDYSFCSHRDKLSFVLNLYYHDQNENSNACDFNGSASINRDAESTSSCGVGSSRRSQGTATSTTSNSQSTTSGSRSNTNEANNSHIPNMSNFKLVTYVSLVTAIVGGVSFIL; encoded by the coding sequence ATGAGATTCACTCAACTCCTTCCTTGCTTGCTTGCACTTTCAGCTCCAATCTGGGCTAAATTCGAAGACACCACTccaccaattgaaattgttggtaACAAGTTTTTCTACTCCAATAATGGCTCACAATTCCTTATGCGCGGTATTGCTTATCAAGAAGATACTTCCTTAATTGCCAATTCAAATCTCACTTATAAGGATCCATTAGCCGATGTTGAAGCTTGTAAGCGAGACGTGGAACATTTCAAAGCTCTAAATACCAATTGTTTGAGAGTTTATGCTATTGATCCTGATTTAGACCATGATGAGTGTATGGAACTTTTAAGTGAAGCTGGCATCTATATCATTGCCGATTTGTCCCAACCCAAAACCTCAATCAACCGTAACGATCCGCTGTGGGATTTGGATCATTATGAAAGATACACGGAGgttattgataaattgagtGAGTACTCCAATGTCTTGGGGTTTTTCGCTGGTAATGAAGTGACCAACAACAGGTCAAATACTGATGCTTCACCATTTGTAAAAGCCGCAGTTAGAGACATGAAAAAGTATATTGAAGACTCCAATGGAATGAGAAAGGTCCCCGTTGGTTACAGTTCAAATGACGACGAAGATACTAGAATTGCCATTGCTGATTACTTTGCTTGTGGatcagttgaagaaagagcTGATTTCTTTGGCATCAATATGTATGAATGGTGTGGAAATTCCACTTTTGCCACTAGTGGTTACAGAGATAGAACCGAAGAATTTGAGCATTTACCTGTACCAATTTTCTTCTCAGAATATGGTTGTAATGAAAAGAGACCAAGATTATTCACCGAAGTTCAAACTTTGTATTCACCTTTGATGTCTGAAGTATGGTCTGGTGGTATCGTTTACATGTATTTCGAAGAAGATAACGAATATGGATTGGTTTCCATCAGAGGatcatcagtttcaatCTTGGATGACTATAAATACTACAGTTCAGAAATTAACAACATAAGTCCTAGTTATGCAAGAGCATCCGATGAAAGCACCGCAGCAACCCTGACCATCACATGCCCTGACACCGATAGTACAACTTGGCAAGCATCAGCAGATTTGCCCCCAACCCCTGATAAGGACTTTTGTGATTGTATTGCCAAATCCTTTGAATGTGTGGTTGCCGAAGACgtggatgaagatgactATGGTGAGATTTATGCCGATGTTTGTGGTAGAATTGATTGTTCCGATATAAGTGTCAATGGAACATCTGGAGACTATGGTGATTACTCATTCTGTTCACATCGTGATAAATTATCATTTGTTTTAAACTTGTATTACCACgatcaaaatgaaaatagCAATGCTTGTGACTTCAACGGAAGCGCATCGATTAACAGAGATGCTGAATCAACTTCAAGTTGTGGAGTTGGGTCAAGTAGAAGATCACAAGGTACTGCAACTTCGACAACCAGCAATTCTCAATCCACTACATCCGGGTCAAGATCAAACACTAATGAAGCAAATAACAGCCACATTCCCAATATGTCCAACTTCAAGTTGGTAACCTATGTGAGTTTAGTCACTGCTATTGTTGGTGGGGTTTCATTTATTCTTTAA
- a CDS encoding Pxr1 protein (S. cerevisiae homolog PXR1 has telomerase inhibitor activity, has role in box C/D snoRNA 3'-end processing, negative regulation of telomere maintenance telomerase and localizes to nucleoplasm, nucleolus), with protein MGLAGTKVKQRFGLDPRNTNWSNDTARFGHQYLSKMGWAPGSGLGLVKDSLTTHLKIHIKTDNAGLGAKLKKADKDKTLDECSGLDAFQRILGRLNGNEDKVNNVLDMKRNDKILNGKWGMRFVKGEVLSSTWDKDNKTLISYKNKEESKKRDFEEMDGMVDVQEPLVKKQRKERDESGTKSNTRSEEKDKKRKKKGNSDSEAKQKKRDKKEKKEKKEKKEKSEKKDIKEKKCGTNTEDKKDRKHKVKKSKSSKSNKDNSNLANGPSKLILRVDGSNPSTPISESPSSRGSTPTPIASRLSGRAKYIKQKRASVMDPKALNEIFMISK; from the coding sequence ATGGGTCTTGCAGGTACAAAAGTTAAACAGAGGTTTGGTCTAGATCCTAGAAATACGAACTGGTCTAATGACACAGCAAGATTTGGGCACCAATACTTATCAAAAATGGGGTGGGCACCAGGCTCAGGTCTTGGATTAGTCAAGGATTCATTAACTAcccatttgaaaattcatATAAAGACTGATAATGCAGGGCTCGGGGcgaagttgaagaaagcaGACAAGGACAAGACTTTGGATGAATGTAGTGGACTTGATGCATTTCAAAGAATCTTGGGAAGATTGAATGGTAACGAGGATAAGGTTAATAATGTACTTGACATGAAACGAAatgataaaattttgaatggGAAATGGGGGATGAGGTTTGTCAAGGGAGAAGTGTTGCTGAGTACATGGGATAAGGATAATAAAACGTTGATTTCGTATAAGAATAAGGAGGAGAGTAAGAAACGAGATTTTGAGGAGATGGATGGGATGGTGGATGTACAGGAACCACTTGTAAAGAAGCAGAGAAAGGAAAGGGATGAATCTGGAACAAAACTGAACACAAGATCAGAGGAGAAGGACAAAAAGCGTAAGAAGAAGGGGAACTCTGATAGTGAAGCAAAGCAAAAAAAGAGGGacaagaaggaaaagaaggaaaagaaggaaaagaaggaaaagagtGAGAAGAAGGAtataaaagaaaagaaatgtgGTACCAATACCGAAGACAAGAAAGATAGGAAACACAAGGTTAAAAAAAGTAAGTCCTCGAAATCAAATAAagacaattcaaatttggctAACGGCCCATCTAAACTCATTCTACGAGTGGATGGTTCAAATCCTTCTACACCTATTCTGGAGTCACCGCTGTCTCGAGGTTCTACTCCAACTCCAATAGCATCAAGATTGTCAGGGAGAGCTAAATATATTAAACAAAAGCGAGCCTCAGTCATGGATCCCAAAGCATTAAATGAAATATTTATGATATCTAAATAG
- a CDS encoding Sec3 subunit of the exocyst complex (involved in exocytosis), whose protein sequence is MFRSPGNNKSKHQQADDYQYSTQRQQTQQYSHIPPPPPSQQQQQQQQQQQQQQQQQQQYQTSQHGSFHPHPVSNTSSVQNAALGSISPMRSSFHSIGRDSYPGGPATPGSPSQSSAHSNPEHQRKQITDKITADCYSKTIQSNGQRVHEVSYIAHISVQEFSHFSSHPPPQNVNPGPSKSRVLVLCKKYSGRMLLQKGKFSDDKRVFQIGRTWDLSELSLIRKVGSDGMILTITKDYYWKCDEEDSRIWKFCRYLCQHYGIATGRYPKLDGFTLDEFMLPAVPKSPTQVASPTFQSIPKHEPVHNQHVSPKPEAAKSTKSLKQKIIHKPSIFSQDKLSHREKQNVGNETSPTTKSTPSHKKTLSGGMYKGLDFTVNGQLPKKPMQVMQRETPLVDLSIINEPKRHQLEEPFSQSQSTLAPSQISSPHSYQREADSRQQNFSQLAGRSDTTSQTAANDQSYYPTQLDPSPVVDNTRNNMLEGKRKPHPYTQRLGGDEDSRSVLSSDSHSFVFGGGNLKDDQHDQSTKGTDHSTSPYETKKTTQYGTVKSMLEPLESVKEHNSKPNVNIGAQNGTEDFPSVEQMSNRKGSTSSVLNSIKNQSSVTTERVNDSGERHASVSSQRRSSASGHGNVYGHQRQRSQGGSSWSLGDRKKEVIGKAGVPKQYNTLQNDDKKEKSPNSSMFIEESTKIEGSNRVDEHMRELEGMLDSHITGAHDDSFDFNDAIDLNEEPEKNVTPRTKIPPADNVDFTLDDDTHSLLEEPLEPGLNISKKTPTPTPDPITRTSLPEFERDMEAEELLKELNWSSKIDADTLIKSLTRELNKTKQETVKKLVDIDLSNTTANDVGVASSEVEHMLRIFQKMDINFKMLNADVSVIDKNSKGLQLKFVNKKLLYDDLNGILSKVSVGAEDLHDIGEFKSFEAFNAVGVLESKLLSLYNGLITIRSDSSHANDGQDLSSLKALQQYKSKYESVSNRFVRHFYEFMKKKIDSIGKELAPDIENVDPKNITSRLSQLLVYSGLTYYVKEIGTEYFDEINNQFNQTFSKILEKMLKAKAKKLKADQKHLRSTLDSSHYDPSSISFINRRSERSSLSPSLNGNLGDENDDDDDDFAPLRKGRSSRFSRKGGRFNQNVNSRELDADKQEQLESIKRHMMGKGSSNGELEDSKSVIGLIEELKAIVMIFQYFIVSFFHYNATTLDFAEFLENNPFGAREEFADPNYFANLDFTDISNNYSVSNDVIDNLDKVLGGLITSFIKIVNPIDINIPVILLHIEDVMKSIQESVINQDFLIYNFLQLVSDKYQNQWWKFVGAQIESINNSTIVPNSGILTSVKQVNYILLITETSIGGRDIKGTKIRNIIDKTYVQLTDALISLFSRQDPLVNSGGFDDKEREYKNVAILENIFYILQQLNDIGTGNNSTKKLSEKLTQNFKRIEDIYFAKQVHKSIGKLVDFIEDCEKSAAIATTHQSNPASHSIKQQHHQHQQKKIAKSLLTQFSEDDIRYKVESIHESFEKQFRKAYDQSAGGGRSGNDNLFTRDLIDRLWSDLETLFIDYFTRLGKILRQQFDREMDYHVGRQDVHHIFKSIRS, encoded by the coding sequence ATGTTCAGAAGTCCAGGTAATAATAAGCTGAAGCATCAACAAGCTGACGATTATCAGTACTCAACGCAACGTCAGCAAACACAACAATACTCGCATATACCCCCACCGCCACcttctcaacaacaacaacaacaacaacaacaacaacaacaacaacaacaacaacaacaacagtacCAAACTTCGCAACACGGCTCCTTTCATCCTCATCCCGTGTCCAATACTTCGCTGGTACAAAATGCTGCATTAGGTTCGATCTCCCCCATGAGATCGtcttttcattcaattggtCGTGATAGTTATCCAGGGGGACCGGCTACTCCAGGCTCTCCTAGTCAATCGAGCGCTCATTCAAATCCAGAACATCAACGAAAACAAATCACCGATAAAATTACTGCTGATTGCTACTCCAAAACTATTCAAAGTAATGGGCAAAGAGTTCACGAGGTTTCCTATATAGCCCATATCAGCGTGCAAGAGTTTTCTCACTTTTCCAGTCATCCGCCACCACAAAATGTCAACCCCGGACCATCAAAAAGTAGAGTATTGGTGTTGTGTAAGAAATATTCGGGTAgaatgttgttgcaaaaggGAAAGTTTCTGGATGATAAACgtgttttccaaattggaaGAACTTGGGATTTGTCTGAGCTACTGCTTATAAGAAAAGTGGGGTCTGACGGAATGATTTTGACTATAACAAAAGATTACTACTGGAAatgtgatgaagaagactcgagaatttggaaattttgtcGATACTTGTGTCAGCATTATGGAATTGCAACTGGAAGGTATCCCAAATTGGATGGATTCACATTGGATGAATTTATGCTACCAGCTGTACCGAAATCACCAACCCAAGTTGCAAGTCCAACATTTCAATCGATTCCGAAACATGAACCAGTTCACAACCAGCATGTATCACCCAAACCAGAAGCcgcaaaatcaacaaaatcgtTGAAACAGAAGATCATTCACAAACCGTCAATATTTTCTCAAGATAAATTATCTCATCgtgaaaaacaaaatgtgGGCAACGAAACTTCACCTACGACTAAGTCAACTCCATCTCATAAGAAAACACTCAGTGGTGGCATGTACAAAGGTTTGGATTTCACTGTCAATGGCCAATTACCAAAGAAACCCATGCAGGTCATGCAAAGGGAAACTCCATTGGTAGACCTTTCAATAATAAATGAGCCAAAACGTCATCAACTTGAGGAGCCCTTTAGTCAATCGCAAAGTACGCTTGCTCCAAGTCAAATATCTTCACCACATTCCTATCAAAGAGAAGCTGATTCCAGACAACAAAACTTTAGTCAATTGGCAGGTAGGAGTGATACCACTAGTCAGACAGCAGCCAATGACCAAAGTTATTATCCTACGCAACTTGATCCTTCTCCTGTGGTAGATAACACGCGGAATAATATGCTCGAGGGGAAACGAAAGCCTCACCCATACACACAGAGGCTTGGGGGGGATGAAGACTCTAGAAGTGTGTTGAGTAGTGACTCCCATAGTTTTGTGTTTGGTGGCGGCAATTTAAAAGATGATCAACACGATCAGTCGACTAAGGGTACTGACCATAGTACCTCACCATATGAGACCAAGAAAACCACTCAATACGGCACCGTCAAAAGCATGCTTGAGCCTCTTGAATCGGTAAAGGAGCATAATTCAAAACCGAATGTGAATATTGGCGCTCAAAATGGGACGGAAGATTTCCCGTCCGTTGAGCAAATGAGTAATCGAAAGGGATCGACTTCTTCTGTTCTTAACTCTATCAAGAATCAGAGTTCAGTAACCACTGAAAGAGTAAATGATCTGGGAGAACGTCATGCAAGTGTCTCATCTCAAAGGAGACTGCTGGCATCAGGGCACGGAAACGTGTATGGGCATCAAAGACAACGTCTGCAAGGAGGCTCATCTTGGAGCTTAGGCGATAGAAAGAAGGAGGTTATTGGTAAAGCTGGTGTTCCTAAGCAGTACAATACGTTGCAAAACGATgacaagaaagaaaaatcccccaattcttcaatgttCATAGAAGAATCTACGAAGATAGAAGGAAGCAATAGGGTCGACGAGCACATGCGGGAGTTAGAAGGGATGTTGGACTCTCATATAACTGGAGCACACGATGACTCGTTCGATTTTAATGACGCAATTGACTTGAATGAGGAACCAGAGAAAAACGTTACACCACGCACCAAAATACCTCCCGCAGACAATGTCGATTTTACTTTAGACGATGATACACATAGCCTATTGGAAGAGCCGCTTGAACCAGGCTTGAACATTTCCAAGAAGACGCCTACTCCAACACCTGACCCCATCACTCGTACTTCGTTGCCTGAATTTGAGAGAGATATGGAGGCGGAAGAATTGTTAAAAGAGTTGAACTGGAGCTCGAAGATAGATGCCGATACTCTTATCAAGAGCTTGACCAGGGAGTTGAACAAGaccaaacaagaaacaGTCAAGAAAttagttgatattgatttatctAATACGACAGCAAACGATGTGGGTGTCGCTTCGAGTGAAGTAGAGCATATGCTTCgcatatttcaaaaaatggaTATCAACTTTAAGATGTTGAATGCAGACGTTAGTGTCATTGATAAGAACTCAAAAGGattgcaattgaagtttgttaataagaaattgctatatgatgatttgaatggtATTTTATCCAAGGTGTCTGTTGGTGCTGAAGACTTGCATGATATTGGTGAGTTTAAAAGTTTCGAAGCTTTCAACGCTGTTGGTGTTCTTGAATCTAAATTGTTGAGCTTGTATAATGGTTTGATAACCATTAGATCTGATTCTTCGCATGCCAATGATGGCCAAGACTTGAGCTCATTGAAAGCTCTACAACAATACAAGAGCAAGTACGAAAGCGTTAGCAATAGGTTCGTGAGACATTTTTATGAGtttatgaaaaagaagatcGATAGTATTGGCAAAGAATTGGCTCcggatattgaaaatgttgacCCCAAAAATATTACTCTGCGGTTATCACAACTTCTTGTTTATAGCGGACTTACCTACTATGTGAAGGAGATTGGTACCGAGTATTTTGATGAGATTaacaaccaattcaaccaaaccttttcaaaaatattggAGAAGATGTTGAAGGCGAAGGctaaaaaattgaaagctGATCAAAAACATTTGCGTTCAACTTTAGACTCTTCTCACTACGACCCGTCATCCATTCTGTTCATCAACAGAAGACTGGAAAGACTGTCATTATCTCCATCATTGAATGGTAATTTAGGTGATGAAAAcgatgatgacgacgacGATTTCGCTCCTTtaagaaaaggaagaagTCTGAGATTTTCAAGAAAGGGGGGCCGATTTAACCAAAATGTCAACAGTAGGGAGCTTGATGCTGATAAGCAAGAACAATTAGAATCAATAAAAAGACACATGATGGGTAAGGGGTCGTCGAATGGTGAGTTGGAGGATTCCAAGTCTGTTATTGGCttaattgaagaattaaaGGCAATCGTtatgatttttcaatactttattgtttcatttttccATTACAATGCGACCACGCTCGATTTTGCCGagtttttggaaaacaatCCATTTGGTGCCAGAGAGGAATTTGCTGATCCTAATTATTTTGCAAACCTTGATTTTACAGATATCAGTAACAATTATTCCGTTTCTAATGATGTCATCGACAACCTTGATAAAGTTTTAGGTGGGTTGATCACCAGTTTTATTAAGATAGTCAACCCTATTGACATCAATATTCCTGTGATTTTGTTACATATTGAAGACGTTATGAAGTCGATTCAGGAATCAGTAATTAACCAAGACTTTTTAATTTATaatttccttcaattggttAGTGATAAGTATCAAAATCAGTGGTGGAAATTTGTTGGAgctcaaattgaatcaattaataattcaacaattgttccTAATAGTGGTATTCTAACATCCGTGAAGCAAGTCAATTACATTCTTTTGATCACGGAGACATCAATCGGTGGTCGTGACATCAAAGGCACCAAAATCCGGAATATAATTGATAAGACATATGTTCAATTGACCGATGCGTTGATTAGTTTGTTTTCCAGACAAGACCCATTGGTGAATAGCGGTGGCTTTGATGATAAGGAACGTGAATACAAAAATGTGGCCATTTTAGAAAACATATTTTACATTTTACAACAGCTTAATGACATTGGTACTGGGAATAACTCAACCAAGAAATTACTGGAAAAGTTGactcaaaatttcaaacgaattgaagatatttattttgcaaaacaagttcataaatcaattggcaaattggttgatttcattgaagATTGTGAAAAATCCGCTGCTATTGCAACAACCCATCAACTGAACCCAGCATCTCATtcaatcaaacaacaacatcaccagcatcaacaaaagaaaatcgCCAAATCACTCTTGACTCAATTTAGTGAGGACGACATTAGGTATAAAGTGGAGCTGATTCATGAATcgtttgaaaaacaatttcGTAAAGCATATGATCAATCTGCCGGTGGTGGGCGTAGTGGTAATGATAATTTATTCACTCGTGATTTGATTGACAGGTTGTGGAGTGATTTGGAGACGTTATTTATTGATTACTTTACGAGATTGGGAAAGATTTTACGACAACAGTTTGATAGAGAAATGGACTATCATGTGGGAAGACAGGATGTACATCATATTTTCAAGTCAATTAGAAGTTAA
- a CDS encoding Ecm1 pre-ribosomal factor: MAKKISKRSRAARRGEITDDAPIITTSTKESHENDGVRKSIIRTQIKNETLLSKKIEASRIRKQQQDHKKKSSALKHKVNRSDKLQGILASKIDASIARAKYVQNARKSNWDKTNSSIEIRNHMIEEGAKKELTQEDIDKMEEDEYVRKFYEDEVVENKDDGGDGDEDDEKKTSVNNKFALLDEVEA, encoded by the exons ATGGCTAAAAAGA tttcaaaaagaagtaGAGCGGCAAGAAGAGGTGAAATAACCGATGATGCCCCAATAATCAccacatcaacaaaagaatcGCATGAAAATGATGGTGTACGCAAATCAATAATACGGACCCAAATAAAGAATGAGACTCTACTTAGTAAGAAAATCGAAGCTTCACGCATTCgcaaacaacaacaagatcataaaaagaaatcatcaGCACTAAAACATAAAGTTAATCGTAGTGACAAATTACAAGGAATATTGGCATCGAAAATTGATGCCAGTATAGCGAGAGCTAAGTACGTGCAAAACGCGaggaaatcaaattggGATAAGACAAATTCCAGTATCGAAATCCGAAACCATatgattgaagaaggagCAAAGAAAGAGTTGACACAAGAGGATATTGACAAGATGGAGGAAGATGAGTATGTGAGAAAGTTTTATGAAGATGAGGTTGTTGAGAATAAAGATGACGGAGGTGATGGCGACGAAGATGACGAGAAAAAGACACTGGTTAATAACAAGTTCGCATTGTTAGACGAAGTTGAAGCATAG
- a CDS encoding Tfb1 protein (S. cerevisiae homolog TFB1 has role general transcription from RNA polymerase II promoter, phosphorylation of RNA polymerase II C-terminal domain, nucleotide-excision repair) translates to MDIIRGACSKDKVGGMVYIREDIVPSMLEWKAIEDERNTVAIPLNKLVGLQVSKESNPKMMLQIIYKLDDQEEPTKMKLHFNNRPTMNNIKDALQTIVARSRTRVEGSLTPTPSTEVSSRLGSSAGTPGTNESGTSTPGASSISSAFNLSHDQLTDASLLKNFDLQQKLLLEDKDLRNTFTKSVMQFKLSPTMFWSSRINQLRTFALTISQHRGPYNVLSTIKPVATSDNQVNVNVTRSTINEIFDIYPIIKKAFTDLVPQKLSEGEFWSRFFNSKLFRRLRGDKIGLYSGRGDVILDKYLYIDEDSLNEEVAQNKDGEEGNSSKRQKLNEEDKTSSNSFLNESPVSKFLDLFGNEQDNSQKLGNRPDMTMRYEDDATKALHLKSGSTKENEMIILMKNMNKLSSKMMSMSSVENPAKPENTVDGLSAPEVNEYEEELDLHDLNVVNDAQYVKLSINTNNIKDRTLDVAEGETIDIEMNDADLINYLQNQIPKESVIDLSDTFKGKEEDIGKTSAEISQLVRHNFKTFKSINKEDSMSSLKPHNIIPETMYQEIITYNITIVEFLSHFWKLFLNGNNPTQLKKIFTSLKNCQNSLTEFKGKSLAHLDGIDIVASNEKLKEKIHKDFDACLEPMEMSLGTALRKYAEAVKNANAREQNGVESQS, encoded by the coding sequence ATGGACATTATACGAGGTGCTTGCTCCAAAGATAAAGTTGGTGGAATGGTCTATATACGGGAGGATATTGTCCCATCAATGCTTGAATGGAAAGCTATTGAAGACGAAAGGAATACAGTAGCAATACCATTGAATAAACTTGTTGGCCTACAAGTCtcaaaagaatcaaatccCAAGATGATGTTGCAAATAATTTACAAGTTGGATGATCAAGAAGAGCCAACAAAGATGAAACTTCATTTCAACAATCGACCTACAATGAATAACATTAAGGACGCGTTGcaaacaattgttgctAGATCAAGGACCAGAGTTGAAGGATCATTGACTCCAACCCCTCTGACTGAAGTATCGAGTCGACTAGGATCTTCTGCTGGTACACCTGGCACAAATGAATCAGGTACTTCAACACCTGGTGCTTCATCCATTTCAAGTGCATTCAATCTATCGCATGATCAATTAACTGATGCTAGTTTGCTAAAAAACTTTGATCTACAGCAGAAACTATTGTTAGAGGATAAGGATCTAAGGAATACCTTCACTAAATCAGTAATGCAATTTAAACTATCACCAACAATGTTTTGGTCAAGTCgaataaatcaattgcgTACGTTTGCATTAACAATATCTCAACATCGAGGTCCATACAACGTGTTAAGTACTATCAAACCTGTGGCAACTTCTGACAATCAAGTGAATGTGAATGTTACACGCAGTACCATTAATGAAATATTTGACATTTATCCAATTATAAAGAAAGCATTTACTGATTTGGTACCGCAAAAGCTACTGGAGGGTGAATTCTGGTCTcgttttttcaattctaaATTGTTTCGAAGGTTGAGAGGAGATAAAATTGGGTTATACAGTGGGAGAGGAGATGTTATTTTGGACAAGTATTTGTATATTGACGAGGATAGTTTGAATGAGGAAGTAGCACAAAATAAAGATGGAGAAGAGGGAAATTCTTCCAAGAGGCAGAAACTTAATGAAGAGGATAAGACTAGTCTGAACAGCTTCTTGAATGAGTCACCAGTGAGCAAGtttcttgatttgtttgGTAATGAGCAAGATAATTCTCAAAAATTGGGTAATCGACCCGATATGACAATGAGATACGAGGATGATGCAACAAAAGCACTACATTTAAAGTCCGGCTCAACCAAGGAGAATGAAATGATTATTTTAATGAAGAATATGAACAAGTTATCTTCCAAAATGATGAGTATGAGTTCGGTTGAAAACCCTGCTAAACCAGAAAACACAGTGGACGGCTTATCAGCTCCGGAAGTTAATGAATATGAAGAGGAGTTGGATTTGCACGATTTGAACGTGGTTAATGACGCTCAGTATGTGAAGTTGAGtatcaacaccaacaatatCAAGGATCGCACACTTGACGTCGCTGAGGGTGAAACCATCGACATCGAAATGAATGATGctgatttgataaattactTGCAAAATCAGATTCCAAAAGAGTCAGTAATCGACTTGTCAGACACATTCAAGggcaaagaagaagacatTGGCAAAACGTCGGCTGAAATTTCACAGCTTGTTAGACACAATTTCAAGACATTCAAACTGATAAATAAAGAGGATTCGATGTCCTCGTTAAAACCTCACAACATCATTCCCGAAACCATGTATCAAGAAATAATCACCTACAATATAACCATTGTGGAATTTTTGTCccatttttggaaattgtttcTCAACGGAAACAACCCTacccaattgaaaaaaatatttacCAGCTTGAAGAACTGTCAAAACTCCCTTACTGAGTTTAAGGGTAAAAGCTTGGCTCATTTGGATGGAATTGATATAGTGGCACTGAATGAAAAACTAAAGGAAAAAATTCACAAGGATTTTGACGCATGTTTGGAACCAATGGAGATGAGTTTAGGTACAGCATTGAGAAAATACGCTGAAGCAGTAAAGAATGCAAATGCGAGGGAACAAAATGGGGTAGAGTCTCAATCCTAA
- a CDS encoding Coa1 protein (S. cerevisiae homolog COA1 has role respiratory chain complex IV assembly and localizes to integral to mitochondrial inner membrane): MISRSIINRVGAVSKSTPVVRSLSRSSTILQEIRQQAMPTSESKPMYKPPVTIDRELPDPFVKRNENRRYFVFYSVALVVTCAVIFNYEKSSSPIINSTLYFLRRSTIAQDALGKNIEFASSWPWIWGKLNTVQGVIDVKFKVKGDDQKAWVLLSATRESKMHPFQVHKFALEVDTKDAKVEYNLMDDPEFEFDL, translated from the coding sequence ATGATATCTAGATCAATTATAAACAGGGTTGGAGCTGTGTCAAAAAGTACGCCAGTTGTGCGATCTCTCAGTCGGTCGAGCACTATTTTACAAGAGATACGACAACAAGCTATGCCAACAAGCGAATCCAAACCTATGTATAAGCCACCAGTCACCATAGATCGTGAACTTCCAGACCCATTCGTCAAACGTAATGAAAACAGAAGGTactttgttttttattCAGTCGCATTGGTAGTCACATGCGCCGTTATATTCAATTatgaaaaatcatcatcaccaatcatcaattcaacattATATTTCTTGCGTAGATCAACAATTGCCCAAGATGCATTGGGTAAGAATATTGAGTTTGCAAGTAGTTGGCCATGGATTTGGGGTAAACTAAATACAGTACAAGGTGTTATTGATGTTAAATTTAAAGTTAAAGGAGATGACCAAAAAGCGTGGGTACTTTTAAGTGCAACAAGAGAGTCTAAAATGCATCCATTCCAAGTTCACAAATTTGCTTTAGAAGTGGATACTAAGGACGCCAAAGTCGAATACAATTTGATGGATGATcctgaatttgaatttgatttgtag